A genome region from candidate division KSB1 bacterium includes the following:
- a CDS encoding DUF433 domain-containing protein, with the protein MDRITVNPKILGGKPIIRGTRISVEHILKLLASNVSEKEIIEDYPHLSHEDIQACLEYAADSLRNEIVVDLESTSRNLKA; encoded by the coding sequence ATGGATAGAATTACTGTAAATCCCAAAATACTGGGCGGCAAACCCATAATAAGAGGAACCCGTATATCCGTTGAACATATTCTCAAACTCCTCGCCTCCAATGTATCAGAAAAGGAAATCATTGAGGATTATCCGCACCTGTCACATGAGGATATACAGGCCTGTCTGGAATATGCCGCTGATTCCCTGAGGAATGAAATTGTTGTGGATTTGGAATCAACATCAAGAAATTTAAAAGCCTGA